ATAACTTTAATACAATGAATAAAATGACAATAATGGGAATATGGCTTCTTTCGCTATTTATCAATAGCGGATGCAACCGAGAATTAGTAGAATAGACAGTAATGATCTTAAAATATCTATCGAAAAGGGGGAAGAGTGGATGCATGATTTTCCATTGTTTCTGGGTTTCACAATGACTTTACCCATGCATTCATTTCGTTAATAGCTTCTAGTGAAGACGGAAGCTCCTGCTTAGTCTGCAAAGCATCCGGACGAAGATCGACACGCACATACCCCCAGCCGTCTTCGTCGATTTGCAGATAGCCATACTTCCTGTACTCTTCCAGGCAACTGTCTGAGCATCCTCCATAAAAGTCACATTGAAGTTCTTCTTCCAGTGTCTTTCTATTTGCAATGAATGAACTTTCACCCACCCAAGTAAAATCGTCCAAATCAACTTCGTAATAGTCCCCTCCTCCCCGATTAAGTGCGGCAACCTCCCCCAAACGTCCTTCGGGAAGCATCTTGTAGATGCGGACATAACACTCCCCCTCATACGGATTTTCATCTACAACAAGAAAAAGGCCGGACTTTCCACAGAATAAAGGGGATGCTGTAATGACACACTGTATCGTTCTTTATTCCGTCTTTATAAACAACTACCGAATAATAGGGTTCCGACACAAAAGAATCAGTCGAGCGAAAATAAAAGTGCTTATAAGCACCGTTCATCAATGAGCCCTTGTAAAAACAACGTTCCACGCCATCTACTTGTTTCCGGCAAATACTGTCGGAGTCATAGACCTTCAAAGAAGATGCTTCCGGTTCTTTTAGCAATGATTCGGAAAGTGCATCGGGAATAATCCAATCACTTCCTTTATAAAAATCCATAGAGAAAACTTCGGAAATAGCAGTAGTTTTTTCGCCTAAAGCGTTTTCCTGTGTTTCCTGATTTGTGGAAGAAGACTGCGAAGTTCCTCCGTTTTTTCCACCACATGATAACAACAGTAATACGCAGCTATATACCAAAGCTTTTTTCACACCAAACATCTTTTATTTAATACATAATTACGGCGAATTTAATGATAATATCAGAGAGTCAGGCATAAATCGATCCAAAAAATGGAATAATTATCAGTCGGGAGACTATTATTTCGTTCAACAAATACTAACTTTACAACGTTATTAATAGAAAAGAACGAACGTCATGATTGTTAAAACACTACTAGATACAGACCTCTATAAGTTTACCACCTCGTACGCTTATATCAAACTGTTTCCTTATGCAATGGGTACTTTTAGTTTCAATGACCGGAATGAGACAAAATATACCGAAGCTTTTCTGGAAACACTCAAGACAGAGATCAAGAATCTTAGTCAGCTGAGATTCACGGAAGAGGAGTTGGAATACATGACGAAAAATTGCAGATTCCTTCCGAGAATCTACTGGGAATGGTTGTCTTCTTTTCGTTTCGACCCGAATAAGATTGATATTCATCTGGATGAAACCTGTCACCTCCACATCGAAGTAACTGACTTGCTTTATAAAGTGACTTTATATGAAGTACCTTTGCTCGCCATTGTCTCCGAAATCAAAAACCGGTTCTTCGGTCATATAGCCGACATGAACGGGATTCTTTGCAAACTGTCGGAGAAAATAGAGTTATCGAACCAACACCAGCTCCGCTTTTCAGAGTTCGGCACACGGAGAAGATTCTCTATTGATGTGCAGGAAACGGTTATCAAAAAACTGAACGAGACAGCACAATATTGCACCGGAACTTCCAACTGCAACTTTGCAATGAAATATGGAATGAAAATGATGGGGACTCACCCTCATGAATGGTTTATGTTTCATGGAGCACAGTTCGGATATAAACATGCCAACTATATGGCACTCGAAAACTGGGTGAATGTTTATGACGGTGATTTGGGTATCGCACTTTCCGACACCTATACTTCCGGCATCTTCCTTAGTAACCTTAGCCGTAAACAAGCAAAACTTTTCGACGGTGTGCGCTGTGATTCCGGTAATGAATTTGAGTTTATCGACAAGCTGGTTGCCCGTTACAAAGAGTTGGGAATTGACGCGACAACCAAAACCATCGTATTCAGCAATGCGCTCGACTTTACAAAAGCATTGGATATTCAAGAATACTGCAAAAACAAAATCCGCTGCTCTTTCGGAATAGGCACGAACCTTACCAACGATACCGGGTTCGAACCTTCGAACATTGTGATGAAACTGACGCAATGCAAGATGAATGTCAATCAGGAATGGAGGGAATGCATCAAACTGTCTGATGATGAAGGAAAACATACCGGAAGTCTTGAAGAAGTACAGGCTTGCCTGTACGAGTTGAGGTTAAACAGAAACCAATAATCAAGACGACGGAAAGGCTATAAAAAGAAAAACAGAAGTACCTCGATAGAAAATACTTTCTGCTTTTCCTTCATATATGCCATACTGAAATGCACCTGCATAAAACCAGCTATTTATATCATTGTAATAAGCGATACAATATTTTTCAGGATTTGAACCCTTTCACTGCTCTTTCCAATCTTTCCAAAGGTAATTCACCGGATTGCCGCCAAAGCTGTTCCCCTTTTCTAAAAAGAATAAAAGTAGGGGTTGACTCCACCGTATAAAAATCAGTAAGGGCAGGTTCCTGGTCGATGTCCACTTCCACTACTTCCAATGTTCCTTCCATCAGTTTCTTGAATTCTTCAACAACCGGTTTCATGCGTTGGCAGTGAGGACACCACGTTGCGTAAAACTCTGCCATTACCCAATCACCGTTAGCCAGCTTCTCCTGATTTCTTTCTTCACGAGCTATTTTCTTTTCTTTCATAATGAAATCTCCTTTTAATTAATAATTATCAACCTAACAATATCAGGAGAAAGATGGTTTAGAAAAGAAGCAAGGTTACACACTAATTAAAGAATCAAACCCGTTTGCATTTACCCGACCAACTATCAATATCCAAGCGAATATTCTCTGTACGGTGAAAAGACTTCTCTGCATCATACTTCGTTCCTATCACTTTATCTTCCGGACTAAGGACAAGCATTGCACAAAATCGAAACTTTCGTGCAAAAAAGAAACATCTTATTCAATATTTATTTATCTTTGCCCCCCGAAATGGTTCAGAATCCGTATCCAACGGACGATGATTAATAGGGAATCGGGTGCAAATCCCGGACAGTCCCGCTGCTGTGAAACTCTGTTCAATGTCTTATAATTGAACTAATTTAACGCCACTGATGTTATTCGGGAAGGCAAATAAGACAAGAGTCAGTCAGAAGACCTGCCATTTTGTGTAAGACGCCCCTCTCCTCGTGGGTTAGGAGAAAGAGTATCACTTGTTAAGCCCCAAATCAAAAAAATACTGTTTTTCGTCGGGTGGAGTATGTCCATTAGACGGGAAGACATTAATAAGTATGTACTTAATTGAAAAAAGTATGATAAAAAAAATCTTAGTAGCCAATCGCGGTGAAATTGCCGTAAGGGTAATGCGTTCCTGCCGGGAAATGGAGATAACGAGTATCGCTATCTTCTCCGAAGCAGACCGGACCGCGAAGCACGTGCTTTATGCAGACGAAGCTTATTGCGTAGGGCCGGCAGCATCCAAAGAGAGTTATCTGAATATAGAAAAAATCATCGAAGTGGCAAAAGCAGCTCATGCAGACGCCATCCATCCG
The Bacteroides luhongzhouii DNA segment above includes these coding regions:
- a CDS encoding thioredoxin family protein, producing MKEKKIAREERNQEKLANGDWVMAEFYATWCPHCQRMKPVVEEFKKLMEGTLEVVEVDIDQEPALTDFYTVESTPTFILFRKGEQLWRQSGELPLERLERAVKGFKS
- the pncB gene encoding nicotinate phosphoribosyltransferase, giving the protein MIVKTLLDTDLYKFTTSYAYIKLFPYAMGTFSFNDRNETKYTEAFLETLKTEIKNLSQLRFTEEELEYMTKNCRFLPRIYWEWLSSFRFDPNKIDIHLDETCHLHIEVTDLLYKVTLYEVPLLAIVSEIKNRFFGHIADMNGILCKLSEKIELSNQHQLRFSEFGTRRRFSIDVQETVIKKLNETAQYCTGTSNCNFAMKYGMKMMGTHPHEWFMFHGAQFGYKHANYMALENWVNVYDGDLGIALSDTYTSGIFLSNLSRKQAKLFDGVRCDSGNEFEFIDKLVARYKELGIDATTKTIVFSNALDFTKALDIQEYCKNKIRCSFGIGTNLTNDTGFEPSNIVMKLTQCKMNVNQEWRECIKLSDDEGKHTGSLEEVQACLYELRLNRNQ